The following proteins come from a genomic window of Armatimonadota bacterium:
- a CDS encoding glycosyltransferase family 39 protein, translated as MTVARPQTCSVEAQARHVPVWFVATAACLWLLFAGLGTYPLLDPDEGRYAEVPREMIESGDWVTPRLNYVPYFEKPPLTYWIVGASMRLFGQTELAARLAPAAFGFLGMLVACWLGAVTLGPAAARWAAAVLVTSPMFFAMARIPATDIFLSVLFAGALTAYWSGENGRARVWPSRVLAGLLLGLAILAKGPVALVLFAGILGTYLLWTRRLGQGLVPLLSVLGMAAIVAAPWFLVVAARNPQFNHYFFVVQHFQRFTGDHFSEHRKPVYYFPALLVLGWLWWSGLWPISLKGAYTRWRGLSDDRRRAVAFLICWCAVVVVFFSLSSCKLAPYILPCWWPLAVVTTALTHRLLDRPAVGRGTQWVIRGTGATLVLLTPALYWYSGHQNEIAPDAIRAPAVLLCLAWAAAGICFLAAPAIAGVERRMGLLVAAAWLALAGLIPVFATASAKRDVYALLPAQLRPVDKNEGWVVAQYRCYNQSLNFYTRSRVIVIDSVGEIRLGLNEPDADQWFLEGEDEIDRLSSRGPLALVVSDRDARRVADAHDLDIWALGRDRGLLINQEARKLLGPPPGKQGTQ; from the coding sequence ATGACGGTGGCCCGCCCACAGACCTGCTCGGTTGAGGCACAAGCCAGGCACGTTCCCGTCTGGTTCGTTGCGACGGCAGCCTGCCTGTGGCTGCTGTTCGCGGGTCTGGGGACGTACCCTCTGCTGGACCCCGACGAGGGGCGTTACGCCGAGGTGCCGCGGGAGATGATCGAGAGCGGCGACTGGGTCACTCCCCGGCTGAACTACGTGCCGTACTTCGAGAAGCCTCCGCTGACCTACTGGATCGTGGGCGCGAGCATGCGGCTGTTCGGGCAGACGGAACTCGCAGCACGGCTTGCCCCCGCTGCGTTTGGCTTCCTGGGCATGCTGGTGGCATGTTGGCTTGGGGCAGTCACTCTGGGGCCCGCGGCGGCCCGGTGGGCTGCCGCGGTCCTTGTGACATCCCCCATGTTCTTTGCGATGGCACGCATTCCGGCCACCGACATCTTCTTGTCGGTGCTTTTCGCCGGTGCCCTCACGGCGTACTGGTCGGGCGAGAACGGCAGAGCCCGAGTCTGGCCTTCCCGCGTTCTCGCCGGGCTACTGCTCGGTCTGGCCATCCTCGCCAAGGGTCCTGTGGCGCTGGTTCTGTTTGCGGGTATCCTTGGGACGTATCTGCTGTGGACCAGGCGCCTGGGCCAAGGTCTGGTGCCCCTGCTTTCCGTGCTCGGCATGGCGGCGATCGTGGCTGCCCCGTGGTTCCTCGTGGTGGCGGCACGCAATCCCCAGTTCAACCATTATTTCTTCGTGGTGCAGCATTTCCAACGCTTTACAGGAGACCACTTCAGCGAGCACCGCAAGCCGGTCTACTACTTTCCTGCACTGCTCGTGCTGGGCTGGCTGTGGTGGTCGGGGCTGTGGCCGATCTCGCTCAAAGGAGCGTACACCCGGTGGCGTGGGCTGAGTGATGATCGCCGTCGTGCAGTGGCCTTCCTGATATGCTGGTGCGCCGTGGTTGTGGTCTTCTTCTCACTGTCGTCCTGCAAGCTCGCGCCCTATATCCTGCCCTGCTGGTGGCCCCTTGCGGTCGTTACGACGGCGTTGACGCATCGGCTATTGGACCGTCCTGCCGTCGGTCGAGGTACACAGTGGGTGATCCGGGGGACTGGGGCGACGCTGGTGCTGCTCACGCCAGCGCTTTACTGGTACTCGGGACATCAGAATGAGATCGCGCCGGATGCCATCCGTGCCCCTGCTGTCCTGCTGTGCCTGGCATGGGCGGCGGCGGGCATCTGCTTCCTGGCTGCTCCCGCGATTGCGGGAGTAGAGCGTCGGATGGGGCTACTGGTCGCTGCCGCGTGGCTTGCCCTTGCCGGCCTGATCCCGGTGTTCGCCACGGCGTCCGCGAAGCGAGACGTCTACGCGCTATTGCCTGCTCAACTCAGGCCCGTGGACAAGAACGAAGGCTGGGTTGTCGCGCAGTACAGATGCTACAACCAGTCGCTCAACTTCTACACGCGATCCCGCGTGATCGTGATCGATAGCGTGGGCGAGATCCGGCTGGGCCTAAATGAGCCCGATGCCGATCAGTGGTTCCTCGAGGGCGAGGACGAAATCGACCGTCTCAGTTCCCGCGGACCGCTGGCCCTGGTGGTTTCAGACCGGGACGCCAGACGCGTCGCAGATGCGCATGACCTCGATATATGGGCGCTGGGGCGTGATCGGGGACTTCTCATCAACCAGGAGGCCCGCAAGCTGCTGGGTCCTCCTCCAGGAAAGCAAGGAACGCAATGA
- a CDS encoding response regulator — translation MGARVLIVEDEPMQSSILVDCMHLWGYTASVAGNCKAALALLAGPPPDLVVMDIVLGDGKGRSVYWAMRADPGWSSVPVVFTTGLPEPDTWKEMQGISALVLRKPFHISDLRLSIVSALSLAKARRPQRRAKVAAS, via the coding sequence TTGGGGGCGAGGGTCCTGATCGTGGAAGACGAGCCGATGCAGTCGTCGATCCTCGTCGATTGCATGCACCTGTGGGGGTATACCGCGTCTGTCGCTGGCAACTGCAAGGCCGCGCTGGCGCTCCTCGCCGGTCCTCCGCCTGATCTCGTTGTGATGGACATTGTGCTAGGCGATGGCAAGGGCAGAAGCGTGTACTGGGCTATGCGCGCAGATCCCGGGTGGTCCTCGGTGCCTGTCGTCTTCACGACCGGTCTGCCCGAGCCGGACACGTGGAAAGAGATGCAGGGCATTTCGGCCCTGGTGCTGCGCAAGCCCTTCCACATCAGTGATCTGAGGCTATCGATCGTGAGCGCCCTGTCTCTCGCTAAGGCGCGCCGGCCACAGAGACGTGCGAAGGTCGCAGCAAGCTGA